Proteins encoded together in one Undibacterium sp. CCC3.4 window:
- a CDS encoding IS3 family transposase (programmed frameshift): MSENKRKIFSGAQKAKVAVEAIKGEKTINQIAQEFGVHPTQVSQWKKELLENAGSLFEGKRGPKPASTQNDPDRLYAKIGQLNMELDWLKKKFRDQPVTERLQWVEPLSALSIATQCRLVSVTRSVVYDKKKRLQEEINPFDSLLLQLLDEEYTRHPFYGTRRMTHYLRDCGHAVNRKRVQRLMQQLGLAGMAPGPNTSKAHPQNKIYPYLLRGIDVTRPNMVWSTDITFIRLPRGFVYLVAIVDWYSRKVLSWRLSNTMDAGFCVDCLEEAIKWYGTPEIFNTDQGAQFTSQAFTGLLLRNGIKISMDGRGRALDNIFVERLWRSVKYEEVYLKKHESMPELVIGLANYFMFYNAERKHQSLGYQTPETVYRSGVGGGAKIVNKFGTELPDSKMIEKKSTVVM; encoded by the exons ATGAGTGAAAATAAGAGAAAAATATTTAGCGGCGCACAAAAAGCCAAGGTAGCAGTTGAGGCAATCAAAGGCGAAAAGACGATCAATCAGATCGCCCAAGAGTTCGGGGTGCATCCGACGCAGGTTAGCCAGTGGAAGAAAGAATTACTGGAAAATGCAGGCAGTCTGTTTGAAGGTAAGCGCGGTCCGAAACCGGCCAGCACACAGAACGACCCAGACCGTCTCTATGCCAAAATTGGGCAACTGAATATGGAACTCGATTGGCTTAAAAAAAAGT TCAGGGATCAGCCTGTAACGGAACGATTGCAGTGGGTAGAGCCGCTCTCTGCCCTTTCAATCGCCACACAATGCCGTCTCGTTTCAGTCACGCGCTCGGTCGTGTACGACAAGAAAAAGCGCTTGCAAGAAGAGATCAATCCGTTTGATAGTTTGCTGTTGCAATTGCTTGACGAGGAATACACCAGACATCCATTTTACGGCACGCGACGCATGACGCATTACTTGCGAGACTGTGGCCATGCAGTGAACCGCAAGCGCGTACAGAGGCTGATGCAGCAACTGGGATTGGCAGGTATGGCCCCAGGCCCCAACACCAGTAAAGCGCATCCGCAGAACAAGATTTACCCGTACTTACTGAGAGGTATCGATGTCACTCGACCAAATATGGTCTGGAGTACAGACATCACATTCATCAGGCTGCCGCGGGGTTTTGTGTATCTGGTGGCGATCGTTGACTGGTATAGCCGGAAGGTGCTGTCTTGGCGGTTGTCGAACACGATGGATGCGGGGTTTTGCGTGGACTGCTTGGAAGAAGCCATAAAATGGTATGGAACGCCGGAGATTTTTAATACCGATCAGGGTGCGCAGTTTACCAGCCAGGCCTTTACTGGGCTGCTGCTTAGAAACGGCATCAAAATCAGTATGGACGGTCGCGGTCGGGCGTTGGATAATATTTTTGTTGAGCGTCTATGGCGCAGTGTGAAATATGAAGAAGTGTATTTGAAAAAGCATGAAAGTATGCCGGAGTTGGTGATCGGCTTGGCGAACTATTTTATGTTCTACAACGCTGAACGTAAACATCAATCATTGGGTTATCAAACGCCGGAAACCGTGTATCGATCAGGCGTGGGCGGCGGTGCCAAGATCGTAAACAAATTTGGTACTGAACTGCCTGATTCAAAAATGATAGAAAAGAAAAGCACGGTAGTGATGTAG
- a CDS encoding chemotaxis protein CheW has protein sequence MMNDSAVLDIAAEVTTEQEFLAFRLGAEEYGIAILQTQEIRNFETLTRLANSPDYLRGVMNLRGVIVPVIDLRLRFGTGADAPDSSTVVIILNIHGRVIGVVVDSVSDVVTLITADIKPAPELGTTFSSNYLIGLGQIEERMIILLDIEKVMSGPELGLIAQTA, from the coding sequence ATGATGAATGATTCCGCTGTGCTCGATATCGCTGCCGAAGTTACTACTGAGCAGGAGTTCCTGGCATTTCGTCTTGGTGCCGAGGAGTATGGCATTGCGATTTTGCAGACGCAGGAAATTCGTAATTTCGAAACTCTCACGCGGCTGGCTAATTCGCCTGATTACTTACGTGGGGTCATGAACTTGCGCGGCGTAATCGTGCCGGTAATCGATCTGCGTCTGCGTTTCGGTACCGGTGCCGATGCCCCCGACTCGTCGACCGTGGTGATCATTCTCAATATTCACGGTCGTGTGATTGGCGTCGTGGTTGACAGTGTGTCTGATGTTGTCACGCTGATCACGGCTGATATCAAACCGGCACCTGAACTCGGTACTACCTTCTCTAGCAATTACCTGATCGGTTTGGGGCAGATTGAGGAAAGAATGATCATTCTGCTCGATATAGAAAAAGTCATGTCTGGGCCGGAATTGGGTTTGATCGCGCAGACAGCCTGA
- a CDS encoding MGDG synthase family glycosyltransferase, translating into MRKKKILLLSVSAGAGHRRAAEALQASAVVHAADSEVIHLDVMDFVSSGFRKIYTDFYIKLVSSAPNLWGYLYQASNEAKTNSALERLRRSLERLNTRTLFQAIAEFAPDAIICTHFLPAELLSRRIAKQQFHCPVFVQVTDFDLHRMWVHQHMAGYFAASEEIADRMRSAGIAPERIHVTGIPVMPHFEEKPLRQQCAAEIGIDPARLTILLMGGGAGLGGLAQIAAGLLALDTPFQLLVLAGNNAPALAALQELAQRFPTRLFPFAYSRQVERLMACADLVITKPGGLTTSECLAYSLPLLLNAPIRGQEERNADYLLECGAALKAYDDVSLLYRVRYLLQHPEKLQAMRTQAGIAGKPYAAATVLHQVLHSLPSKALP; encoded by the coding sequence ATGCGAAAAAAGAAAATCCTCTTACTCAGTGTTTCTGCCGGTGCCGGCCATCGCCGTGCCGCCGAAGCGCTGCAAGCCAGTGCAGTCGTCCACGCCGCCGACAGCGAGGTGATCCATCTCGACGTGATGGACTTTGTCAGCAGCGGCTTTCGCAAAATCTACACTGACTTTTATATTAAGTTGGTCAGCTCCGCCCCGAATCTGTGGGGCTATCTCTACCAAGCCAGCAATGAAGCCAAAACCAACAGCGCACTCGAACGCCTGCGCCGCAGTTTGGAGCGACTCAATACCCGCACGCTGTTCCAAGCTATCGCTGAGTTCGCGCCCGACGCCATCATCTGCACGCATTTTTTACCGGCAGAATTGTTGTCACGCCGGATAGCGAAACAACAATTTCATTGTCCGGTATTTGTACAAGTCACCGACTTCGACCTCCACCGCATGTGGGTACACCAGCATATGGCTGGCTACTTTGCCGCCAGTGAAGAAATTGCCGACCGCATGCGCAGCGCCGGTATCGCCCCCGAGCGCATCCATGTCACCGGCATTCCGGTAATGCCACATTTTGAAGAAAAACCCTTACGCCAACAATGCGCGGCCGAAATCGGCATCGATCCCGCACGCCTGACGATACTACTCATGGGGGGAGGTGCCGGCTTGGGTGGCTTGGCGCAGATTGCCGCAGGCTTGCTGGCACTGGACACGCCGTTTCAATTATTAGTCTTGGCAGGAAATAACGCCCCAGCACTGGCAGCACTACAAGAACTGGCGCAGCGCTTTCCCACGCGCCTGTTTCCATTTGCGTATAGCCGGCAGGTCGAGCGCCTGATGGCTTGCGCCGATCTGGTCATCACCAAGCCGGGCGGACTGACGACCTCGGAATGCCTGGCCTACTCCTTGCCGCTGCTACTCAACGCGCCGATCCGCGGCCAAGAAGAACGCAATGCCGACTACCTGCTCGAATGCGGCGCTGCCCTCAAAGCCTATGACGATGTCAGCCTGCTCTATCGTGTGCGCTATTTGCTGCAGCATCCGGAAAAACTCCAGGCCATGCGCACACAAGCAGGGATAGCTGGCAAACCGTATGCCGCCGCCACCGTGCTGCACCAAGTTTTACACTCACTGCCATCGAAAGCCCTGCCATGA
- the pdxH gene encoding pyridoxamine 5'-phosphate oxidase has product MSIADLRKDYQQASLSETDVASDPFMQFGHWFEQALQANVAEANAMSLATVNAAGQPSARIVLIKEYDARGFTWFTNYDSAKGNDLASNPHAALLFFWPALERQVRIEGRIEKISAAENDVYFYSRPLGSRQSATASIQSQPVANRDQLEQQLAEVITRYGDQPPRPEHWGGYRLVPEKIEFWQGRSSRLHDRIVYTRQPEHNWQISRLQP; this is encoded by the coding sequence ATGTCTATCGCCGATCTGCGTAAAGATTATCAGCAAGCCAGCCTGTCTGAAACCGATGTCGCCAGCGACCCGTTCATGCAGTTCGGCCACTGGTTTGAACAAGCCTTGCAAGCCAACGTCGCCGAAGCCAATGCCATGAGCTTGGCAACGGTGAATGCGGCGGGCCAGCCATCGGCACGGATCGTGCTGATCAAAGAATACGATGCGCGTGGCTTCACCTGGTTTACCAATTATGACAGTGCCAAAGGCAATGACTTGGCAAGTAATCCACATGCCGCACTGTTGTTTTTTTGGCCGGCACTCGAGCGCCAAGTCCGCATCGAAGGCCGCATAGAAAAAATCTCTGCCGCCGAAAACGATGTGTATTTTTATAGCCGTCCGCTCGGTAGTCGTCAGAGTGCCACGGCGTCGATACAAAGTCAGCCGGTGGCCAACCGTGACCAACTCGAGCAGCAACTGGCAGAGGTGATTACTCGCTATGGCGACCAACCACCGCGCCCCGAACACTGGGGTGGCTACCGCTTGGTGCCAGAAAAAATTGAATTTTGGCAAGGACGCAGCTCGCGCCTGCATGATCGCATCGTCTATACGCGTCAGCCCGAGCACAACTGGCAAATCAGCCGCCTACAGCCTTAA
- a CDS encoding tRNA threonylcarbamoyladenosine dehydratase, which translates to MQQNSDIDFDRRFGGVARLYGAAALSRFRAAHIAVIGVGGVGSWVVEALARSAIGTITLIDLDQVAESNINRQIQATSASLGQAKVSALAERIASINPFCVVHEVEDFITPDNLGELVGAAGFDYVIDAIDDVRAKTALIAFCHQQQLPLITIGAAGGQTDPGKIEIRDLSRTEQEPLLALVRKRLRQNFGFPRGAKSKFGIEAVFSMEVLTTPAEVCETPESAAQDTALSGLNCAGFGSSVVVTASFGLRAAARVLQVLALGRQD; encoded by the coding sequence ATGCAACAAAATTCAGATATCGATTTCGATCGCCGTTTCGGCGGTGTCGCCCGACTTTACGGTGCCGCGGCGCTGAGTCGCTTTCGCGCCGCACATATTGCTGTGATCGGCGTCGGCGGCGTCGGTTCCTGGGTGGTGGAAGCGTTAGCGCGCAGTGCCATCGGTACGATCACTCTGATCGATCTCGATCAGGTTGCAGAATCGAATATCAATCGCCAGATTCAAGCCACCAGCGCGAGTCTTGGGCAAGCCAAAGTCAGCGCGCTGGCCGAACGGATTGCCAGTATCAATCCGTTTTGCGTGGTTCATGAGGTAGAAGATTTCATTACACCCGATAACCTTGGCGAACTCGTCGGGGCCGCTGGGTTTGATTATGTCATCGATGCCATCGATGATGTCCGAGCCAAGACGGCATTGATTGCGTTTTGTCATCAACAGCAACTGCCGCTCATTACTATCGGTGCGGCCGGTGGACAAACCGATCCGGGTAAGATAGAGATTCGTGATCTCTCGCGCACTGAGCAAGAACCTTTGCTAGCCTTGGTGCGCAAACGCTTGCGTCAGAACTTTGGTTTTCCGCGCGGTGCCAAGAGTAAATTTGGCATCGAGGCGGTGTTTTCCATGGAGGTGCTGACTACCCCGGCGGAGGTCTGTGAAACGCCCGAGTCGGCCGCACAAGACACGGCACTGAGCGGCTTGAATTGTGCCGGCTTCGGTTCTTCTGTGGTCGTGACGGCCAGCTTCGGCTTGCGTGCTGCGGCACGTGTTTTGCAGGTCTTGGCGCTGGGGCGGCAAGACTGA
- a CDS encoding hemerythrin domain-containing protein: MNSLFDSAPDFDQPLAILKHCHDRIRKQLSTLERLVSHLNDTGVDEEAQRAAKAVLRYFRKAAPLHHEDEEVDLLPELAATAKGDDAVLLQELTLQILLHHRQMEIHWKGLESQLQAIEDGEGGDLSASDVEEFSELYQAHMAIEEGHIAPMALRLFDATQMKKLGTAMQTRRGIVPTAEPA; the protein is encoded by the coding sequence ATGAACAGTTTATTCGATAGCGCACCAGACTTCGATCAGCCTCTGGCAATCTTAAAGCATTGCCACGATCGCATACGCAAGCAGTTAAGCACGCTCGAGCGGCTGGTCAGTCACCTCAATGATACCGGGGTAGATGAAGAAGCCCAACGCGCAGCCAAAGCGGTACTGCGCTATTTCCGAAAAGCGGCCCCCTTGCATCACGAAGATGAAGAGGTCGATTTACTGCCCGAACTGGCAGCCACGGCAAAAGGTGACGATGCCGTGCTGTTGCAAGAGTTGACACTACAGATTTTGCTGCATCATCGCCAAATGGAAATACATTGGAAGGGATTGGAAAGCCAATTGCAAGCGATAGAAGATGGCGAGGGCGGTGATTTATCGGCCAGCGATGTAGAAGAATTTTCCGAATTGTATCAAGCCCATATGGCGATAGAAGAAGGGCATATTGCGCCGATGGCGCTGCGCCTGTTCGACGCCACCCAGATGAAAAAACTCGGTACCGCGATGCAAACCCGGCGCGGTATCGTCCCTACGGCCGAGCCGGCCTGA